Genomic DNA from Solanum dulcamara chromosome 4, daSolDulc1.2, whole genome shotgun sequence:
TACTTGAATGAAATTTTTTCGCTAATTTTGATTAATGTTCCTATAATGGTTCATGCACAATTAACCTTCAAAGGATCACAAAAAACAAATAAGGTACAGAGAATGATCTTTTCATGTAATTAGTGAAAATGCTTTTAGTTTGCAAAAAGATTTATGTTTTCATACATTGTCTtggattaatttttttgtatcaTCTTTGTAGGTAAATTATTAGTTTACAACTGATGACAAAGTTGTAGAGATAGTTGAGTACGTTTgaaaagaaatgaaattgttataaattaatttttcctGCTAAAAGTGTCATTATCCAATTTCAGGGAATAATGATACTTCTGGTTGACATATGAATGTGAAACAAGTTTCAATTCGTTCACCCAtgtaaatttattatttcaagttaaaataacagctacactactattttgaatgaataataaagttcatcattttttctttcaaatcaaacatgagttttgagtgaatttatCTTCATTAGTTaactataatttttaaaatcgtagtttttttttttacgtaGGAACTCGATTATAAATTACTCTACTGCTTAATAGATCAAAGAGGTACATGCTAAAATTAGAGCTATAAATAATTGTTAATCATTTTAAGATTTAAGTGTCCTAATAGGATATAAGATGTCTCTCTATACAACTTGGTTAGAGGTATAACCAACAACATGCTTCATTTGTTAAATAAGATGTTAGATGTACCTTGCTCCTCCTTTTTACTATACAGAAAAACCGTTTTTATGTTTTGACACTATATTTCAGtgtatgattttcaaatatttgTCCCTTTGGACAACTTCAAATGTTCTAACAGGGTGAGGTTGAACAGTTTGATTATCTCAATAAATCTGGTTATTTGGAGTTCGTTTGCTgctaattaattcaatttactTGTTTTTTCACTTTGCCATTTGATTTTCAGGTGCGCTCATTTGAAGAGCTTTCACTTTAGTTACTTCATAAGTAACAATAACAATAGATGTAGATAAAAATTTTCGTTACATTATAATTCTCATAATGAATTGAATGAATTTTCGAAAAGTAAAAACAAATAAGTTAAAGATGTATACAATATTTAAAAGGCAAACAGATATTAGAGAATGTTATATGTACTCTTGATGAAGTTGTTCACCATCGCGCAAAGCGCGGATAATTTAtctagtttaaaaataattcgAAGTACATTTAAAACGcgcttttaaaaaattacaacttTTTAAAATAAGGTACTTTTAGAAGAAAACAcacaaactaaaaaaataactaaTCAAATTCAcgatattttatgaaaaatacaCTTCTAAGAAAATACGAACACACATTTAAAAGCTTGACAAAACACTAATTACTGTTCAATTTTGAGAGAGAATTCATCAAACAAAAAGATAAAAGTCGAACATAGAAAATAAAGActgaaatcatattttttttcttctacatAATTGAATAGCGTCAGACCCTACGCATAGCTAGCTAGAATTTTACTGCACCAAACTGCCCTTTTTACATAATTGAATAGCGCTATTCGTATTGCTCCATGAATTCGTCGTTGAACTTCTTGAAACTCGCCATTATTGATGGCATCTCCTCTTCAGCTGGCAAGATAGTTGTCCTCAGGTGGAACACCCTACATAGAGAAACCATCAACCACTTTCTATAATTGTAGGAAATGATCTCCTATGACCAGTTAGGATAACAAAAATAGCGTCAACTGACCACTTTTCGACCATGTCTTTGGAAAAGAGTACTTACCCTTCCTTTTGGCCAAAACCCGAACCCGGGACAGTAGAGATGCCTGTCGCTTCCAACAACTTCAGACAATAGAAAACATCAGGAGCTTTCTCGAGCTTCTTTGCAGCGTTTATCGCTCCAGGAGGCAATTGAATTTGCGGGAAGGAATACATAGCACCTGTTTAAATATTTCCTTGTAATATGTGAATGATCGGTGGCTTTTCAACTTCTAATATATAGAATACGAAAACACGGGAGATGACTTGCCTTCTGTGAAATTACAAACAACATTTTTGCAGCTATTGAACCCATCGGTCATTATATGTGCCCTCCGTCTTAGTGACTCGAGGATGCCTTTGCTGCAACAAGTATTAAATACTATTTGTCATGAATTCATAAAAATGTATTGGCAAGATCATAAAACGAGTAGAAGATCATAACGATGAACAGACTAATTATTGAGCTTTCTCTGTATTCACGATAAGTACGATAAAAGAAGTTAGCGATACAAAGTTCAACATCAAGATATTCAATGGTACTCAAAAGTCCTATGTTGTTTAGACTGTCCAAATTTGTTGAGGCATCCGTATCAAATCCTCCAAAATGCCCTACTTTTGGAGGATTACGACGCGCACCCATTGGCATTTTCAATAGTCAGAGCAACATAACCTCAAAACCGAATGAGCAGAATtcagattttctattcttaacTCCAACAATTCCACATATGAAGTTTCAATTATTTCATGTAACAGAGATGTCAGCAGTAATTAATACCTTTCTCTGGCAAATTGCTCATACGAGATATCTCCGGGCTTAGGTGGGTTCGCCAGTAACCCCAACTGTTGAAACGAGAAAGAATACAAGCATTTCTTGTCAGCACAGGTTTACGATTAAAGAGAATAAACTGGCCATAACTTTCagataacataaaaataagGTAAATTTGCTACATCGGAAAAAGTTGATTGCCAATTCTatatcacaataagatttcctTTCCGGAAGGATAAATCTTCGAGGAAATGATCAAAAGTTACTCACAAATACTTGTGCCGGTACATTTGGACTGAGCGATATCGAAGCAACCTTGTATATCTCTTCAACCGACTGCAACATCAAATTAGAGGAAGGCCATGTCTTAGTAGTACATAGATTATGCTTGGGAAATAATGCGACCCTCGAATGTTTTATAACATAGGGCATTTTGGAATAGCTCATTGATGTCTAGTCGAAAAAAGAACATCATTTGATCggaaaaaaattccttttaaatTTAACTCAAGCTCATCTCTATATACTAGGATAGTATGTTGCTCGGACACTGCAAGAATGTTGCCACAACCCTGTAGGATCCTCAAAAAATGCAATATTTTTGGGAGGATCTGAAATGAACCCgtcgacatttttgaagagtctgagCAACAAGTGCACATAGTAAGGATAAACAAAGTGCCCATGGAAGCACCTCCcccaaaagaaatgaaaaacaaaataaataatgagATCGATACATCTTTAACTCTCATGACAAGAATTGCATTGTCAAATTAAACCATAAAAGGTAACTCAACATGGAGGGATTAGCACTTTAGCAGAAGCAAAGATTATTTCTAATAAACTTCAATTACTGACATTCGAATTGGGGATGGAGAAACAAACCTTGGGAGGAATGTTGGTCATCTCAAAGTATCCACCACGCTGTCCACATTCGCCCCAATAACCTTTTGAGACCGTATGAAATGAAACTAGCTGAAGTTCCTTGCTTACGGGAGGACCCATATCGAATAAAACCTACGAATTTTGGGGAACATCATGGATGTTATTCGAGATCCAATATGATATTTGTGGGTTAACAAATTCTTCAAGAAAAAAACTATATTTGTATATACCTTTCGTGCACTCATGAAGGGATGCTCATCTTGGTAAATATTTTGCTGATAAACTTCGTCTCCAAGTAACACCAGATTTTCTTCGTAACAGAATTTTATTATCTGTCTTAGATTTTGTTCACTAAGACACTGTCCGGTAGGATTTCCGGGGTTTATAATCACCATTGCTCGTACCTAGGCAATAATATAAACTTAAGTCGTTTGCACATTATAGTCGGATAAGCTAATTATTATAATGAAGAATAACACAAGATGCAGTAAAACATACACAAATTAAAAAGTATTCCTGTTTTCATTTGCTTTCATATATACAAAGAATTTTAAGTCCCATGCAAGAtggtataaaaaatatttacacaatCAGGTAACTCTAAGCTAGAATAAATAG
This window encodes:
- the LOC129885220 gene encoding glutamate--glyoxylate aminotransferase 2-like — its product is MSSKSLDYENLNENVKKCQYAVRGELYLRASQLQKEGKKIIFTNVGNPHALGQKPLTFPRQVIALCQAPFLLDDPNVGLLFPADAIAKAKHYLSLNSGGLGAYSDSRGIPGVRKEIADFIERRDGYPSDPEHIFLTDGASKGIMQILHTIIRGPNDGVLVPVPQYPLYSATISLYGGSLVPYYLEETADWGLDINDLQQSIGQARQNGITVRAMVIINPGNPTGQCLSEQNLRQIIKFCYEENLVLLGDEVYQQNIYQDEHPFMSARKVLFDMGPPVSKELQLVSFHTVSKGYWGECGQRGGYFEMTNIPPKSVEEIYKVASISLSPNVPAQVFLGLLANPPKPGDISYEQFARESKGILESLRRRAHIMTDGFNSCKNVVCNFTEGAMYSFPQIQLPPGAINAAKKLEKAPDVFYCLKLLEATGISTVPGSGFGQKEGVFHLRTTILPAEEEMPSIMASFKKFNDEFMEQYE